One window from the genome of Frankiaceae bacterium encodes:
- a CDS encoding ABC transporter permease — translation MTTLDTAPVLTEGALRTAVATGARPAAPSSLSASLTFAWRAMLKIKHVPMQLFDVTAFPIMFVLLYTYLFGGALAGSPRAYLQQLLPGILVMTVSWITMYTGQALNYDISKGVFDRFRSLPIWRPAVLVGMLIADTARYAMASVVMMTVGFGLGFRPGAGVLGVLAAVALLLVFAFSLSWVWTSVGLKMQTPEAVMQISMTVLFPLTFASNVFVDPKTMPGWVRAFVDVNPVSQLSTAARGLMHGTSVGSEIGWVLAWSALLVAVFAPLTMRLYNAER, via the coding sequence ATGACCACCCTCGACACCGCTCCCGTCCTCACCGAGGGCGCGCTGCGGACGGCGGTCGCGACCGGTGCGCGCCCCGCCGCGCCGAGCTCGCTGTCGGCGTCGCTGACGTTCGCGTGGCGGGCGATGCTGAAGATCAAGCACGTGCCGATGCAGCTGTTCGACGTGACGGCGTTCCCCATCATGTTCGTGCTGCTCTACACCTACCTCTTCGGCGGCGCGCTGGCCGGCTCGCCGCGCGCGTACCTCCAGCAGCTGCTCCCCGGCATCCTCGTCATGACGGTGTCGTGGATCACGATGTACACCGGCCAGGCGCTGAACTACGACATCTCCAAAGGTGTCTTCGACCGGTTCCGCTCGCTGCCGATCTGGCGGCCCGCGGTGCTTGTGGGGATGCTCATCGCCGACACCGCGCGGTACGCGATGGCGTCGGTCGTGATGATGACCGTGGGCTTCGGTCTCGGTTTCCGGCCCGGTGCCGGGGTGCTCGGCGTGCTGGCGGCCGTGGCGCTGCTGCTGGTGTTCGCGTTCAGCCTGTCGTGGGTGTGGACGTCGGTCGGGCTGAAGATGCAGACGCCTGAGGCGGTCATGCAGATCTCGATGACGGTGCTGTTCCCGCTGACGTTCGCGAGCAACGTGTTCGTGGACCCGAAGACGATGCCGGGCTGGGTGCGGGCGTTCGTGGACGTCAACCCGGTCAGCCAGCTCTCGACGGCCGCGCGCGGACTGATGCACGGCACGTCCGTGGGCAGCGAGATCGGCTGGGTGCTGGCGTGGAGCGCGCTTCTGGTGGCGGTGTTCGCGCCGCTGACGATGCGCCTGTACAACGCGGAGCGCTAG
- a CDS encoding GNAT family N-acetyltransferase, producing the protein MPDVRPWSPAEPWDDLVARSVNGTFLHTRRYLGYHGDRFADRSLMLGDNAVLPAAEDPSDATTVVSHPGITYGGIVHDGSLRGDAMIDALRAARDHYKAAGYRTLRYKTVPAIYHREPAQDDLYALFRLGARLYRRDLSATVELAAGTTARSDRRRNPRVATKRGAMLSTDPTDLDAFWDVLTSSLAARHATKPVHTADEMRTLMHLFPGAITLETVLLDGEVVGGTVHYRTDRVLHCQYSAASPAGAKAYALDLAFARAIETCDLPYYDFGVSTEDGGTVLNAGLYDFKTSFGARGTVCDFYELSLDG; encoded by the coding sequence GTGCCCGACGTGCGCCCCTGGTCCCCCGCCGAGCCCTGGGACGACCTCGTCGCGCGGTCGGTCAACGGCACGTTCCTCCACACCCGCCGCTACCTCGGCTACCACGGCGACCGCTTCGCCGACCGCTCGTTGATGCTCGGTGACAACGCCGTCCTCCCCGCCGCCGAGGACCCCTCCGACGCGACGACCGTGGTGTCGCACCCCGGCATCACGTACGGCGGCATCGTCCACGACGGCAGCCTCCGCGGCGACGCGATGATCGACGCGCTCCGCGCGGCCAGAGACCACTACAAGGCAGCCGGCTACCGCACGCTCCGCTACAAGACCGTCCCCGCGATCTACCACCGCGAGCCCGCGCAGGACGACCTCTACGCGCTGTTCCGGCTCGGCGCGCGTCTCTACAGACGTGACCTCTCCGCCACGGTCGAGCTCGCCGCCGGCACAACCGCGAGAAGTGACAGACGACGCAACCCGCGCGTCGCCACCAAGCGCGGCGCGATGCTCTCGACCGACCCCACCGATCTCGACGCGTTCTGGGACGTCCTCACCTCCAGCCTCGCCGCGCGGCACGCGACGAAGCCGGTGCACACGGCCGACGAGATGCGCACGCTGATGCACCTCTTCCCCGGCGCCATCACGCTGGAGACGGTCCTCCTCGACGGCGAGGTCGTCGGCGGCACCGTGCACTACCGCACCGACCGCGTCCTCCACTGCCAGTACTCGGCGGCGAGCCCGGCGGGCGCCAAGGCGTACGCGCTCGACCTCGCGTTCGCGAGGGCCATCGAGACGTGCGACCTGCCGTACTACGACTTCGGTGTGTCCACCGAGGACGGGGGCACGGTCCTCAACGCCGGCCTCTACGACTTCAAGACGTCGTTCGGCGCGCGCGGCACCGTGTGCGACTTCTACGAGCTCTCACTGGACGGTTGA
- a CDS encoding glycosyltransferase yields the protein MADRVLWVGTQLTTAPRSGGAIRSLRLLEALARHAEVDLLTTERSGGELPVASHTPVPSPAKPLRALGLARGWPRATARSCSRAGAKAAERLAANASHVVVEWVHLFPLVPRHGPYVLSLHNVEADRSTDKRLVAAERRLVADPRATTVVVSERDRGLLGIDATVVPNGTDIPSVTTEVRADGDVLFVGAMDYGPNRHAVEWWAGNVWRAGLPPLTVAGRSAGTLPPMDGVRVLGEVESVAPLLERAALVAVPLHHGGGTRLKVLEAFAAGRPVLSTSKGVEGLRVGGACAIADDPREFGNAVALLLGDLPRRRALAAAGRKVAEEHAWGPLGEAFARAVLTSPGRR from the coding sequence GTGGCTGACCGCGTCCTCTGGGTCGGTACGCAGCTGACGACGGCCCCGCGCTCCGGCGGCGCGATCCGTTCGCTGCGGCTGCTCGAAGCCCTCGCCCGGCACGCCGAGGTCGACCTGCTGACGACCGAACGCTCCGGCGGCGAGCTGCCCGTCGCCTCGCACACGCCCGTCCCGTCGCCCGCCAAGCCTCTGCGCGCGCTCGGCCTCGCGCGGGGCTGGCCGCGCGCCACCGCGCGGTCCTGCTCGCGCGCGGGAGCCAAGGCCGCGGAACGACTGGCCGCCAACGCATCCCACGTCGTCGTCGAGTGGGTGCACCTCTTCCCGCTCGTGCCGAGGCATGGCCCGTACGTCCTCTCGCTGCACAACGTCGAGGCCGACCGTTCCACCGACAAGCGCCTGGTCGCGGCCGAACGCCGCCTCGTCGCCGACCCGCGCGCGACCACGGTCGTCGTCTCCGAGCGCGACCGCGGCCTCCTGGGCATCGACGCCACCGTCGTCCCCAACGGCACCGACATCCCCTCCGTCACGACCGAGGTGCGGGCCGACGGGGACGTGCTGTTCGTCGGCGCGATGGACTACGGACCCAACCGCCACGCCGTGGAGTGGTGGGCCGGAAACGTCTGGCGCGCAGGGCTTCCGCCGCTCACCGTCGCGGGACGCAGCGCGGGAACGCTCCCCCCGATGGACGGCGTCCGCGTCCTCGGCGAGGTCGAGTCGGTGGCGCCGCTGCTGGAGCGCGCGGCCCTCGTCGCGGTGCCTCTCCACCACGGCGGAGGTACGCGGCTCAAGGTGCTGGAGGCGTTCGCCGCCGGCCGGCCCGTGCTGTCGACGAGCAAGGGCGTCGAGGGTTTGCGCGTCGGCGGCGCGTGCGCGATCGCGGACGACCCGAGGGAGTTCGGCAACGCCGTCGCGCTGCTGCTCGGCGACCTGCCTCGCCGCCGCGCGCTCGCCGCCGCGGGGCGCAAGGTCGCCGAGGAGCACGCGTGGGGACCGCTCGGCGAGGCGTTCGCGCGGGCCGTGCTGACGTCGCCGGGGCGCCGATGA
- a CDS encoding ABC transporter permease → MNFAATAYLLVEWTRRDFRIRYTQTLLGSMWAIVQPVALTAAFVFLFGRVARFEVGIPYASFVFPGMLIWTLFSVGVGNANSAMLGSMHVASKANYPRVVAPLAGALLPAVDFAAGLLLVPVLFLWQDPPMRFAPLPFLVAIVGTMLLSSGVGTFLAAVTVFLRDIRNVVPLAMQLALLVTPVGYSSKDIPGWLKQNPMGTFVEGFRASLLDVPGPTTSRWIGSLCIAAGFFAFGLWYFHRVERRFPDVA, encoded by the coding sequence ATGAACTTCGCCGCCACCGCCTACCTGCTCGTCGAGTGGACGCGTCGCGACTTCCGCATCCGCTACACCCAGACGCTGCTGGGCAGCATGTGGGCGATCGTGCAGCCGGTCGCGCTCACCGCGGCGTTCGTGTTCCTCTTCGGGCGGGTCGCGCGCTTCGAGGTCGGCATCCCGTACGCGTCGTTCGTCTTCCCCGGCATGCTGATCTGGACGCTGTTCTCGGTCGGCGTCGGCAACGCCAACTCCGCCATGCTCGGGTCGATGCACGTCGCGTCGAAGGCCAACTACCCGCGCGTCGTCGCGCCGCTGGCCGGCGCGCTGCTGCCCGCCGTCGACTTCGCCGCCGGGCTGCTGCTGGTGCCGGTGCTGTTCCTCTGGCAGGACCCGCCGATGCGGTTCGCGCCGCTGCCGTTCCTCGTGGCGATCGTCGGCACGATGCTGCTGTCCAGCGGCGTGGGGACGTTCCTCGCGGCGGTCACGGTGTTCCTCCGCGACATCCGCAACGTCGTGCCCCTCGCGATGCAGCTCGCGCTGCTCGTGACGCCGGTCGGCTACTCCAGCAAGGACATCCCCGGCTGGCTCAAGCAGAACCCGATGGGGACGTTCGTGGAGGGGTTCCGCGCGTCGCTGCTCGACGTGCCCGGGCCCACGACGTCGCGCTGGATCGGGTCGCTCTGCATCGCGGCGGGCTTCTTCGCGTTCGGGCTCTGGTACTTCCACCGGGTCGAACGGCGGTTCCCCGATGTCGCCTAG
- a CDS encoding GNAT family N-acetyltransferase, with translation MTARRVPFDETYLDASYAWLQDPEMARLTMSAAMTREQQKAWYDTLAGRTDYAIWGIEYDGAPVGVMGLKHLDSDDGGAEYFMYLGDTSVWGKGIARWATDEILAEARSRGLTYVYGLVGKHNERSLSVHTHLGFEIDGERDGKWLLVQRC, from the coding sequence ATGACGGCACGGCGGGTGCCGTTCGACGAGACGTATCTCGACGCGTCGTACGCGTGGCTCCAGGACCCCGAGATGGCACGGCTGACGATGAGCGCCGCGATGACGCGCGAGCAGCAGAAGGCCTGGTACGACACCCTCGCCGGCCGCACGGACTACGCGATCTGGGGCATCGAGTACGACGGCGCGCCCGTCGGAGTCATGGGCCTCAAGCACCTGGACTCGGACGACGGCGGCGCGGAGTACTTCATGTACCTCGGCGACACCTCCGTCTGGGGCAAGGGCATCGCGCGCTGGGCCACCGACGAGATCCTCGCCGAGGCACGGTCGCGCGGGCTGACGTACGTCTACGGCCTCGTCGGCAAGCACAACGAGCGCTCGCTGTCGGTGCACACGCACCTCGGCTTCGAGATCGACGGCGAGCGCGACGGCAAGTGGCTGCTCGTCCAGCGCTGCTGA
- a CDS encoding glycoside hydrolase family 99-like domain-containing protein, producing MGDGLRTAAFYLPQFHPIPENDEWWGTGFTEWRNVARARPLFPGHYQPHLPGELGFYDLRVPEVREAQADLARDHGIGAFCYYHYWFAGRRLLERPFAEVLSSGTPDLPFLLCWANENWTRVWDGGSRNVLMPQAYSDADDVAHFAWLARAFEDPRYMRVDGKPVFLVYRASDLPDPRRTTETWRREAARMGIGELYLARVEGFASERAVPPAEWGFDAGVAFVPDYQTLGRPLRRSLFWRGMRTLGMTAKGYRQNVFSYDAVVDEMLARPLPDYPRLPCVTVAWDNSPRRKEHAVIYRDATPETYERWLREEARRLRARADVPPLLFVNAWNEWAEGSHLEPDERWGRAYLEATKRALA from the coding sequence ATGGGAGACGGTCTGCGGACGGCGGCGTTCTACCTGCCGCAGTTCCACCCCATCCCGGAGAACGACGAGTGGTGGGGCACGGGCTTCACCGAGTGGCGCAACGTCGCTCGCGCGCGGCCGCTGTTCCCCGGCCACTACCAGCCGCACCTGCCCGGCGAGCTGGGCTTCTACGACCTCCGCGTGCCCGAGGTGCGTGAGGCGCAGGCGGACCTCGCGCGCGACCACGGCATCGGCGCGTTCTGCTACTACCACTACTGGTTCGCCGGCCGGCGGCTGCTCGAACGCCCGTTCGCCGAGGTGCTCTCGTCGGGCACGCCGGACCTCCCGTTCCTCCTCTGCTGGGCGAACGAGAACTGGACCCGCGTCTGGGACGGCGGGTCGCGGAACGTGCTGATGCCGCAGGCGTACTCCGACGCCGACGACGTCGCGCACTTCGCGTGGCTGGCGAGGGCGTTCGAGGACCCGCGGTACATGCGCGTGGACGGCAAGCCGGTGTTCCTCGTCTACCGCGCCTCGGACCTGCCCGACCCGCGGCGTACGACGGAGACGTGGCGCCGCGAGGCCGCGCGGATGGGCATCGGCGAGCTCTACCTCGCGCGCGTCGAGGGCTTCGCGTCGGAGCGGGCGGTGCCGCCGGCGGAGTGGGGGTTCGACGCGGGGGTGGCGTTCGTGCCCGACTACCAGACGCTGGGGCGGCCGCTGCGGCGCTCGCTGTTCTGGCGAGGGATGCGCACGCTCGGCATGACGGCGAAGGGGTACCGGCAGAACGTCTTCTCGTACGACGCGGTCGTCGACGAGATGCTCGCGCGCCCGCTGCCCGACTACCCGAGGCTGCCGTGCGTCACGGTCGCGTGGGACAACTCGCCGCGCCGCAAGGAGCACGCGGTCATCTACCGCGACGCGACGCCGGAGACGTACGAACGCTGGCTGCGCGAGGAGGCGCGGCGGCTGCGCGCGCGGGCGGACGTACCGCCGCTGCTCTTCGTCAACGCCTGGAACGAGTGGGCCGAGGGCTCGCACCTGGAGCCCGACGAGCGCTGGGGCCGCGCCTACCTCGAGGCGACGAAGCGCGCCCTCGCCTGA
- a CDS encoding ABC transporter ATP-binding protein, whose amino-acid sequence MTPRVPRGAVQFRGVTKEYRLGKPRAFIAAAMPWGDGVGRGDRLKALDDVTFSIEPGESFALIGANGAGKSTALKCLAGVTHPTRGEIRKGGRVVALIELGIGFHPDLSGLDNAKFAATISGLRGAAAKRLVEQAVEFAEIERFATTPVKRYSSGMYARLSFGIAAHLPADILIVDEILAVGDLAFQRKCYSHLAGLRNNDGVTLMFVSHNDWVLKETCERGALINHGQVVAEGPVQALLDTYHAAPDPLTSAEKTGGERIKVGHVDTVPAGTRSIGLHEPLTLECEVTVAQGTDNAVVGLAWANKDKQLLWASYSDEQGLTLKPGKHRVRIVVEDVNALPGPNLLELLAFDRTSPVIEQSRLFDITVVGSEHSAGNWDHGLIDVPTQWSAG is encoded by the coding sequence GTGACACCTCGGGTCCCGCGCGGTGCCGTGCAGTTCCGCGGCGTCACGAAGGAGTACCGGCTCGGCAAGCCGCGCGCGTTCATCGCGGCGGCGATGCCGTGGGGGGACGGCGTCGGCCGAGGCGACCGGCTCAAGGCGCTGGACGACGTGACGTTCAGCATCGAGCCGGGCGAGTCGTTCGCGCTCATCGGGGCGAACGGCGCGGGCAAGAGCACCGCGCTGAAGTGCCTGGCCGGCGTCACGCACCCGACCCGCGGCGAGATCCGCAAGGGCGGCCGGGTCGTCGCGCTCATCGAGCTCGGCATCGGCTTCCACCCCGACCTGTCGGGGCTCGACAACGCGAAGTTCGCGGCGACGATCTCCGGCCTGCGCGGTGCCGCGGCGAAGCGGCTCGTGGAGCAGGCGGTGGAGTTCGCGGAGATCGAGCGGTTCGCGACGACGCCGGTGAAGCGCTACTCGTCGGGCATGTACGCGCGGCTGTCGTTCGGCATCGCCGCGCACCTGCCCGCCGACATCCTCATCGTCGACGAGATCCTCGCGGTGGGCGACCTGGCGTTCCAGCGCAAGTGCTACTCGCACCTCGCCGGCCTGCGCAACAACGACGGTGTCACGCTGATGTTCGTCAGCCACAACGACTGGGTGCTCAAGGAGACCTGCGAACGCGGCGCGCTCATCAACCACGGGCAGGTCGTCGCCGAGGGTCCTGTCCAGGCGCTGCTCGACACGTACCACGCGGCCCCCGACCCGCTGACGTCGGCGGAGAAGACCGGCGGCGAGCGCATCAAGGTCGGCCACGTCGACACCGTTCCGGCAGGTACGCGGTCGATCGGGCTGCACGAGCCGCTCACGCTGGAGTGCGAGGTCACGGTCGCGCAGGGCACCGACAACGCCGTCGTCGGCCTCGCCTGGGCGAACAAGGACAAGCAGCTGCTGTGGGCGTCGTACTCCGACGAGCAGGGCCTGACGCTCAAGCCCGGCAAGCACCGCGTCCGCATCGTCGTGGAGGACGTCAACGCACTCCCTGGGCCGAACCTGCTCGAGCTGCTGGCGTTCGACCGTACGTCGCCGGTCATCGAGCAGTCGCGGCTGTTCGACATCACGGTGGTCGGCTCCGAGCACTCGGCGGGCAACTGGGACCACGGCCTCATCGACGTGCCGACGCAGTGGAGCGCTGGATGA
- a CDS encoding glycosyltransferase family 2 protein, whose amino-acid sequence MITAILPTYNRGAALPTTLPRFLALRGVERVVVVDDGSTDDTRQVLAAFDDPRLTVIRHDPNRGSPAARNTGVEAATTEWVVFLEDDCGFPDDYATTLLRVATETQADVVGAPWLNVPEERYAAEVARRRAEPTAEFGLDTHPGTFPPHTMETPFLCALALVRTEVARRVRYDDTLRGNAWREETDFYLRAVEAGHRVVCTPETASWQAGHWGGGQHPRVVPYEYWLLRNNWAFLRRHAAYLRRHGGVPSIARAQARLASRRATILARRAGGAAKRRLRG is encoded by the coding sequence ATGATCACCGCGATCCTGCCGACGTACAACCGCGGCGCCGCCCTGCCCACGACGCTGCCGCGCTTCCTCGCGCTGCGCGGCGTCGAGCGCGTCGTCGTCGTGGACGACGGGTCCACGGACGACACGCGACAGGTGCTCGCGGCGTTCGACGACCCCAGGCTCACGGTCATCAGGCACGACCCCAACAGGGGTTCGCCCGCCGCTCGCAACACCGGCGTCGAGGCCGCGACGACGGAGTGGGTGGTGTTCCTCGAGGACGACTGCGGCTTCCCCGACGACTACGCGACGACGCTGCTGCGCGTCGCCACCGAGACGCAAGCCGACGTCGTCGGCGCGCCGTGGCTGAACGTCCCCGAGGAGCGCTACGCCGCCGAGGTCGCGAGGCGCCGCGCGGAGCCGACAGCGGAGTTCGGGCTCGACACGCACCCGGGGACGTTCCCTCCGCACACCATGGAGACGCCGTTCCTCTGCGCGCTCGCGCTGGTGCGCACCGAGGTCGCGCGACGCGTCCGCTACGACGACACGCTGCGCGGCAACGCGTGGCGCGAGGAGACCGACTTCTACCTGCGCGCCGTCGAGGCGGGCCACCGCGTCGTCTGCACGCCCGAGACCGCGTCGTGGCAGGCGGGGCACTGGGGCGGCGGGCAGCACCCGCGCGTCGTGCCGTACGAGTACTGGCTGCTCCGCAACAACTGGGCGTTCCTCCGCAGGCACGCCGCCTACCTGCGGCGGCACGGCGGCGTTCCGAGCATCGCGCGGGCGCAGGCACGGCTTGCTAGCCGCCGCGCCACGATCCTGGCCCGTCGTGCCGGAGGCGCCGCCAAGCGGCGTCTGCGCGGTTAG
- a CDS encoding VOC family protein, translated as MTTSLGSILLGTADPGPLRAWYECAFDVKPNADGFLELGGVAVLVDQRADVATTTAEPGRVVLNFHVDDARATAAHLDEMGVTWHAPLEYREDAGAWFGTVLDPDGNYVQVIELTEAYYAERGGRR; from the coding sequence ATGACCACCTCCCTCGGCAGCATCCTGCTCGGCACCGCGGACCCGGGGCCGCTGCGCGCGTGGTACGAGTGCGCGTTCGACGTGAAGCCCAACGCCGACGGCTTCCTCGAGCTCGGCGGCGTCGCGGTCCTCGTCGACCAGCGTGCCGACGTGGCGACCACGACGGCCGAGCCGGGGCGCGTGGTCCTCAACTTCCACGTCGACGACGCTCGCGCCACCGCGGCGCACCTCGACGAAATGGGCGTGACGTGGCACGCGCCGCTGGAGTACAGAGAGGACGCCGGGGCGTGGTTCGGCACCGTGCTGGACCCCGACGGCAACTACGTCCAGGTGATCGAGCTGACCGAGGCGTACTACGCGGAGCGCGGAGGGCGACGATGA
- a CDS encoding ATP-binding cassette domain-containing protein has protein sequence MTALAIETSGLVKTFGETRAVDGIDLAVPTGTVHGVLGPNGAGKTTTIRVLATLLKPTEGSARVLGHDVVRDAAAVRACVSLTGQFASVDEELNGRENLVLLGRLLGLSKKTSLSRAGELLDAFGLGEAADKLVRDYSGGMRRRLDIASSIVVTPQLLFLDEPTTGLDPRSRNQVWEIVRVLVSEGTTVLLTTQYLDEADQLADRIAIVDHGRVIAEGTSGELKALVGSGTVRARLYDPSRREEAVRVLGRALGEEVSLDSDPASVSARAPEADRVAAGLAELAAAGIDVAEFSLGQPSLDEVFLALTGHPAEEKEAVA, from the coding sequence ATGACGGCACTCGCGATCGAGACGTCGGGTCTCGTGAAGACGTTCGGCGAGACCCGGGCCGTGGACGGCATCGACCTCGCCGTGCCGACCGGCACCGTGCACGGCGTCCTCGGGCCGAACGGCGCGGGCAAGACCACGACGATTCGCGTCCTCGCCACGCTGCTCAAGCCCACCGAGGGCTCCGCGCGGGTGCTGGGGCACGACGTCGTACGCGACGCCGCCGCGGTCCGCGCGTGCGTGAGCCTGACCGGCCAGTTCGCATCGGTCGACGAGGAGCTGAACGGCCGCGAGAACCTCGTGCTCCTCGGCCGCCTGCTCGGCCTGTCGAAGAAGACGTCGTTGTCTCGCGCCGGCGAGCTGCTCGACGCGTTCGGCCTGGGTGAGGCGGCGGACAAGCTCGTCCGCGACTACTCCGGCGGCATGCGGCGCCGTCTCGACATCGCGTCGAGCATCGTCGTGACGCCGCAGCTGCTGTTCCTCGACGAGCCGACCACCGGCCTCGACCCGCGCAGCCGCAACCAGGTCTGGGAGATCGTGCGCGTCCTCGTGTCGGAGGGCACGACCGTGCTGCTCACGACGCAGTACCTCGACGAGGCCGACCAGCTCGCCGACAGGATCGCGATCGTCGACCACGGCCGCGTCATCGCCGAGGGCACCAGCGGCGAGCTCAAGGCGCTGGTGGGGAGCGGCACCGTACGAGCGCGCCTGTACGACCCTTCGCGGCGCGAGGAGGCCGTACGCGTCCTCGGCCGCGCGCTGGGCGAGGAGGTCTCGCTCGACTCCGACCCCGCGTCGGTCTCGGCGCGTGCGCCGGAGGCCGACCGGGTCGCCGCGGGGCTGGCCGAGCTGGCTGCCGCCGGCATCGACGTCGCGGAGTTCTCGCTCGGGCAGCCGAGCCTCGACGAGGTGTTCCTCGCGCTGACCGGCCACCCGGCCGAGGAGAAGGAGGCCGTCGCATGA
- a CDS encoding class I SAM-dependent methyltransferase — MERIEGPDFAQGYARAPGGDAESYWERSPGSTTHKLANFPKFVDRSSLSRFVVKYEIFKQVLNVPGSVVECGVNLGGGLFTWAQLSAILEPLNHRRHVVGFDTFEGFPSVSEIDAAGDNSRAVVGGVSGGSVADLEEAIALYDADRPLGQIPKVHLVAGDFLQTAQQFLAANQHFVVSLLYLDFDIYEPTRHALETFLPRMPKGAVIGFDEFHAAEWPGETMALLETRGIANVRMERLPFTSICWATLD; from the coding sequence ATGGAACGCATCGAAGGCCCCGACTTCGCCCAGGGCTACGCCCGCGCGCCCGGCGGCGACGCCGAGTCGTACTGGGAACGCTCCCCCGGCTCCACGACGCACAAGCTCGCGAACTTCCCGAAGTTCGTGGACCGCTCCTCGCTGTCCCGCTTCGTCGTGAAGTACGAGATCTTCAAGCAGGTGCTGAACGTCCCCGGGTCGGTCGTCGAGTGCGGCGTCAACCTCGGCGGCGGGCTGTTCACCTGGGCGCAGCTGTCCGCGATCCTCGAGCCGCTCAACCACCGGCGGCACGTCGTCGGCTTCGATACGTTCGAGGGGTTCCCCAGCGTCTCCGAGATCGACGCGGCGGGCGACAACTCGCGTGCCGTCGTCGGGGGCGTCAGCGGCGGCTCGGTCGCCGACCTCGAGGAGGCGATCGCCCTCTACGACGCCGACCGGCCGCTCGGGCAGATCCCCAAGGTGCACCTCGTCGCGGGCGACTTCCTCCAGACCGCGCAGCAGTTCCTCGCCGCCAACCAGCACTTCGTCGTCTCGCTGCTGTACCTCGACTTCGACATCTACGAGCCGACGCGGCACGCGCTGGAGACGTTCCTGCCACGAATGCCGAAGGGAGCGGTCATCGGCTTCGACGAGTTCCACGCGGCCGAGTGGCCGGGCGAGACGATGGCGCTTCTGGAGACCCGTGGCATCGCGAACGTCCGCATGGAGCGGCTGCCGTTCACCTCGATCTGCTGGGCCACGCTGGACTGA
- a CDS encoding polysaccharide biosynthesis tyrosine autokinase has translation MDVRSVLGLLRRRWRALAICLLAGLLGAGVVTERAEPRYESSSRLFVNIPRAGTVAEQVQGVQLTVQLLQSYAQIATSRSAAEEIAGRIGRNTFDVEGRVGATPRPETLLIDVVAADRDPEKARALADAAAAVLIEKIADLEKGKATPVTAQVIDKAVAAGSPVSPRPRVNYALGGILGLVVGVLLALALDTLDRSVKTPAQATESFRAPLLAVTPRSREFRDKPVPDDALSPVSESFRTLRTAVRFVNPDDPLSTILVTSSVSGEGKTTTAINLAAALAQSGERVILVDADLRRARLAEVLGLEAASGLTGVITRRLPLEEAFQQWHGIDVLTSGVLPPNPSEMLGSEAMAGLVDRLRDLADVVVFDAPPILPVTDSVVLSTQCDGVVLIGRYGQTQKAQAAEARRRLDTVGATVVGCVLNAVPTSSAHGYYEEYYGRKPQPTQWGRRWSDRVGR, from the coding sequence GTGGACGTCCGCTCCGTGCTGGGCCTGCTGCGCAGGCGCTGGCGCGCCCTCGCAATCTGCCTGCTGGCCGGGCTGCTCGGCGCGGGCGTCGTGACCGAGCGCGCGGAGCCGAGGTACGAGTCGTCGTCGCGACTGTTCGTCAACATCCCCCGCGCGGGCACCGTCGCCGAGCAGGTCCAGGGCGTGCAGCTCACGGTGCAACTGCTGCAGTCGTACGCGCAGATCGCCACGTCGCGCAGCGCCGCCGAGGAGATCGCGGGCCGGATCGGACGCAACACGTTCGACGTCGAGGGCAGAGTCGGAGCGACGCCGCGCCCGGAGACGCTGCTCATCGACGTCGTCGCCGCCGACCGCGACCCGGAGAAGGCCCGCGCGCTGGCCGACGCGGCCGCCGCGGTCCTCATCGAGAAGATCGCCGACCTCGAGAAGGGGAAGGCGACGCCGGTCACCGCCCAGGTCATCGACAAGGCCGTCGCGGCGGGCTCTCCGGTCTCGCCGCGGCCGCGCGTCAACTACGCGCTCGGCGGGATCCTCGGGCTCGTCGTCGGCGTCCTCCTGGCGCTGGCGCTCGACACGCTGGACCGCTCGGTGAAGACGCCGGCGCAGGCCACGGAGTCGTTCCGCGCGCCGCTGCTCGCGGTGACGCCGCGCAGCAGGGAGTTCCGCGACAAGCCCGTCCCCGACGACGCGCTGAGCCCGGTGAGCGAGTCGTTCAGGACGCTGCGTACGGCGGTCCGCTTCGTCAACCCCGACGACCCGCTGTCGACGATCCTCGTCACGTCGTCGGTGTCCGGCGAGGGCAAGACGACGACTGCCATCAACCTCGCCGCCGCGCTCGCGCAGTCCGGTGAGCGCGTCATCCTCGTCGACGCCGACCTGCGACGCGCTCGGCTCGCCGAGGTGCTCGGGCTCGAAGCCGCGTCCGGCCTCACCGGCGTCATCACGCGCAGGCTGCCGCTGGAGGAGGCGTTCCAGCAGTGGCACGGCATCGACGTCCTGACGTCCGGCGTGCTGCCGCCCAACCCCAGCGAGATGCTCGGTTCCGAGGCGATGGCCGGCCTCGTCGACCGGCTGCGCGACCTCGCCGACGTGGTGGTGTTCGACGCGCCGCCGATCCTCCCCGTGACCGACTCGGTCGTGCTCTCGACGCAGTGCGACGGGGTCGTGCTCATCGGCCGGTACGGCCAGACGCAGAAGGCGCAGGCCGCCGAGGCCCGCCGCAGGCTCGACACCGTCGGCGCGACCGTCGTCGGCTGCGTTCTCAACGCCGTCCCGACGTCGTCGGCGCACGGCTACTACGAGGAGTACTACGGCCGGAAGCCGCAGCCCACGCAGTGGGGCAGGCGCTGGTCCGACCGGGTGGGGCGGTAG